A region of Flavobacteriales bacterium DNA encodes the following proteins:
- a CDS encoding T9SS type A sorting domain-containing protein, which yields IFTEELTEFVGQYTQVIDMNTQPKGVYFLEITTSTGGINKKIVLQ from the coding sequence AATCTTTACTGAGGAGTTAACAGAGTTTGTTGGTCAGTACACGCAAGTGATTGACATGAATACTCAACCTAAAGGAGTTTATTTCTTAGAAATAACTACTTCTACAGGTGGTATCAACAAAAAGATTGTTCTTCAA